The bacterium genome includes a region encoding these proteins:
- a CDS encoding response regulator transcription factor codes for MSKKIKTILCVDDEQDLLDILSYNLKKEGYNVYTSDNGEKAIQIADRIKPDLVLLDIMMPGMDGMEVCRQIRNHPQIKDVHVIFITAKADEVDEILGLEFGADDYITKPFSPRKIITKVKAVFRREELRKEFTEDKKAIISFKGVEINRLNYTVKINNEEVKFLHKEFELLYFLMNRPGMVFSRNNLLYHVWGEDAYFVDRTVDVHVTKIRKKLGPYGDYIQTVRGVGYKFSPNGAE; via the coding sequence ATGAGTAAAAAAATCAAAACCATTCTTTGCGTGGATGACGAACAAGATCTGCTGGACATTTTGAGTTACAATCTCAAAAAAGAAGGCTACAACGTTTACACGTCAGACAATGGCGAAAAAGCTATTCAGATTGCTGACCGGATTAAACCCGATCTGGTTCTTCTCGACATCATGATGCCCGGCATGGATGGCATGGAAGTGTGCCGGCAAATCCGCAATCATCCTCAGATCAAGGACGTACACGTTATTTTTATTACCGCTAAAGCGGATGAAGTCGATGAAATTCTCGGATTGGAATTTGGTGCGGACGATTATATCACCAAACCTTTCAGCCCGAGAAAAATTATCACTAAAGTCAAAGCTGTTTTCCGGCGGGAAGAATTGAGAAAAGAATTTACCGAAGACAAAAAAGCCATTATTTCATTTAAAGGCGTGGAGATCAACCGCCTGAACTATACCGTCAAAATCAACAATGAAGAAGTTAAATTCTTGCACAAAGAATTTGAATTGTTATATTTTCTCATGAATCGCCCGGGTATGGTTTTCTCCCGCAATAATCTTTTGTATCATGTCTGGGGTGAAGACGCCTATTTCGTTGACCGGACTGTCGATGTGCACGTGACCAAAATCAGAAAAAAACTCGGTCCTTACGGCGATTATATTCAAACGGTTCGCGGCGTCGGATACAAATTTTCTCCCAACGGAGCTGAATGA
- a CDS encoding HAMP domain-containing protein: MRRISSQISLALIGLFFVGFVLLLLIVDFTLKNNLQSQLIDQMKIECLLIDDLLPVTDSIDLNVSDIARVTKGRLTVLDEKGDILADSEEKNFKQPRENHLNRDEVQQAISAIDGFGASIRHSKSVDEDLIYTAHKSPKGRFIRLSQKQKFEEQIILKVRLIFLSAALASVILVLLLIPRVSKHITQPLSDIIAAAEEIKGGNYDKEIVAREPNEIGELARILNEMSAKLKGDIQKLNHLQEVRKDFVANASHELRTPISSIRGYVETLLDGALEDEAVSRKFLERALTNVIRLENIVNDMLDLSKLESRDKGLSLRYFDPVTVVNNLVGDFEETANKKDLKLVSKNELPGEFKLFADLYQFEKALINLVENAIKYTEKGQVCIRMIVQDKNFILRVEDTGPGINPDDLSRIFERFYRVDKGRSRQQGGSGLGLSIVKHVMDIHKGRVDVESELGQGTRFILTFPATPAHEIIGPVSKIG, from the coding sequence ATGAGACGGATCAGTTCTCAAATTTCTCTCGCGCTAATAGGCCTCTTTTTCGTAGGGTTTGTCCTGCTTCTATTGATCGTCGATTTTACTTTGAAAAACAATCTGCAATCGCAGTTGATCGATCAGATGAAAATCGAATGCCTTCTGATCGACGATCTTCTCCCTGTTACGGACTCCATCGATCTCAACGTTTCAGATATTGCCCGAGTAACCAAAGGCCGATTGACCGTTCTCGATGAAAAAGGCGATATCCTCGCCGATTCGGAAGAAAAAAATTTCAAACAACCGCGCGAAAATCATCTTAACCGCGACGAAGTTCAGCAGGCGATCAGTGCGATCGACGGTTTCGGAGCCTCCATCCGTCACAGCAAATCCGTAGACGAAGATCTGATCTACACCGCTCACAAATCTCCCAAAGGGCGTTTCATTCGCTTGTCGCAAAAACAAAAATTTGAAGAACAAATTATTTTAAAAGTTCGGCTCATTTTTCTGTCGGCGGCGCTGGCTTCCGTTATATTAGTGCTGTTACTTATTCCAAGAGTGTCAAAACACATTACACAGCCACTGTCCGATATCATCGCGGCGGCTGAAGAGATTAAAGGCGGGAATTACGATAAAGAAATCGTTGCCCGTGAACCCAATGAAATCGGCGAACTCGCCCGTATTCTCAACGAAATGTCCGCCAAACTCAAAGGCGATATTCAAAAACTGAACCATTTACAGGAAGTACGCAAAGATTTTGTTGCCAATGCTTCACACGAATTACGCACGCCGATCAGTTCAATCCGGGGTTATGTTGAAACGCTGCTCGACGGCGCGCTTGAAGATGAAGCGGTCAGCCGTAAATTTCTCGAACGCGCATTGACCAACGTGATCCGCCTCGAAAATATCGTAAACGATATGCTCGATCTGTCGAAACTCGAATCGCGTGATAAAGGCCTTAGTTTACGCTATTTCGACCCGGTGACGGTTGTCAATAATTTAGTCGGCGATTTTGAAGAAACAGCCAATAAAAAAGATTTGAAACTTGTCAGCAAAAATGAATTGCCTGGCGAATTCAAATTGTTTGCTGATTTGTATCAATTCGAAAAAGCTCTGATCAATCTTGTAGAAAATGCGATCAAATACACTGAAAAAGGCCAAGTGTGTATCCGCATGATCGTTCAGGACAAAAATTTTATTTTGCGAGTTGAAGACACTGGACCGGGAATTAATCCTGATGATTTATCACGCATTTTCGAACGATTTTATCGCGTTGACAAAGGCCGTTCACGGCAACAAGGCGGCAGCGGTCTGGGTCTTTCTATCGTCAAGCACGTC
- the phoU gene encoding phosphate signaling complex protein PhoU, producing MKSQFTEQLANLEKQVIEMGSLVEKQVNDVIVSLINRDEALALSVIDNDKKVDLLEVSIDEEVLNILALHQPVAFDLRDIIGISKINGDLERISDHAQNIAESSKFIVKNNYQGTLGVIPKMAEVVQAMLKDAIDSFIHKDVDTALSVCKRDDEIDKMNKHLFADILANMIKDPNTIPMSLELIRISKNLERVADLCTNISEDVVFIRNAKSIKHAREQAELKKNISG from the coding sequence ATGAAATCACAATTTACCGAACAACTGGCCAACCTCGAGAAACAGGTTATCGAAATGGGCAGTTTGGTCGAAAAACAAGTTAATGATGTCATAGTGTCATTGATCAACCGTGATGAAGCCTTGGCTTTATCGGTTATTGATAATGATAAAAAAGTCGATTTGCTGGAAGTATCCATCGATGAGGAGGTTTTGAATATCCTGGCGTTGCATCAACCGGTTGCGTTTGACTTGCGCGATATCATCGGGATTTCAAAAATTAATGGCGATCTCGAACGAATCAGCGATCATGCACAAAATATTGCCGAGTCGTCGAAATTTATCGTCAAAAATAATTATCAAGGAACGTTAGGCGTCATTCCGAAAATGGCCGAAGTCGTTCAGGCCATGCTGAAGGACGCTATAGACAGTTTCATTCACAAAGACGTGGATACGGCCTTATCGGTATGCAAACGCGACGACGAAATCGATAAGATGAACAAGCACCTTTTTGCGGATATTCTCGCCAACATGATCAAAGACCCCAATACGATTCCGATGTCGCTGGAATTGATTCGTATCAGTAAAAATCTTGAACGTGTTGCCGACTTGTGTACCAATATTTCCGAAGACGTCGTATTTATCCGCAACGCCAAATCGATCAAGCATGCGCGAGAACAAGCAGAATTGAAAAAAAATATTTCCGGTTAA
- the pstB gene encoding phosphate ABC transporter ATP-binding protein PstB produces the protein MNESSPISNDNDGEKGARTGSVKISTRQINMFYGDHHALKNISLDIMANEVTALIGPSGCGKSTYLRLFNRMNDLVDNVRIEGEIIIDGNNIYGRDVDVVSLRKRVGMIFQKSNPFPKSIYDNVAYGPKVNGQTSKASLDEIVERCLRKAALWDEVKDRLKSSAYGLSGGQQQRLCIARALAVDPDILLMDEPCSALDPIATQKIEDLIEELKHDYTIIIVTHNMQQAARVSDKTAFMWLGQLIEFNETKKIFTSPSERMTEDYITGRFG, from the coding sequence ATGAATGAATCCTCTCCCATATCGAATGACAACGACGGAGAGAAAGGTGCGCGCACCGGCTCCGTTAAAATCAGTACGCGGCAGATCAATATGTTTTATGGCGATCACCACGCACTGAAAAACATTTCCCTCGATATCATGGCCAATGAAGTGACGGCGTTAATCGGTCCTTCCGGTTGCGGTAAATCGACCTACTTGCGTCTTTTTAATCGCATGAACGATCTTGTAGACAACGTTCGCATCGAAGGGGAAATTATCATTGACGGTAATAACATTTACGGTCGCGATGTCGACGTGGTCTCTCTACGTAAACGCGTCGGAATGATCTTTCAAAAATCCAATCCATTCCCTAAATCGATTTATGATAACGTTGCGTATGGTCCGAAAGTCAACGGACAGACTTCCAAAGCTTCTTTGGACGAAATCGTCGAACGCTGTCTCCGCAAAGCCGCCTTGTGGGACGAAGTAAAAGACCGGCTGAAAAGTTCCGCCTACGGGCTCTCGGGCGGCCAGCAGCAACGCTTGTGTATTGCACGCGCGTTGGCCGTGGATCCGGATATTCTGCTGATGGATGAACCGTGTTCCGCGCTGGACCCGATCGCTACACAAAAAATCGAAGATCTGATCGAAGAATTGAAGCACGATTATACGATCATTATTGTAACCCATAATATGCAACAAGCCGCTCGCGTTTCGGATAAAACGGCGTTCATGTGGCTCGGACAATTGATCGAATTCAATGAAACTAAAAAGATCTTTACGTCACCGTCGGAACGTATGACGGAAGATTATATTACGGGGCGATTCGGATAA